The following proteins are co-located in the Aquarana catesbeiana isolate 2022-GZ linkage group LG02, ASM4218655v1, whole genome shotgun sequence genome:
- the LOC141126417 gene encoding uncharacterized protein → MVPLWFPGSLGKLSGCMLPTDVTLAAILENPIRDPITPGDRDPFFHGDREAITPGDRDPITPGDRDPFSPGKRDPITPGDRDPITPRDKNPISRPCWLAGLASGTFGCHNGGGSKNPIRNSITPGDRDPFFHGDRDPITPGDRDPFSPGDKDPITPGDRDPITPGDRDPFSPGDRNTITPEDRDPFSPGDRDPITPGDRDPFSPGDRNPITPGDRDPFSPGDRDPITPGDRDPFSPGDRDPITSGDRNPITPGDRDPFSPGERDPIIPGDREPITPRDKNPISRPCWLAGLASGTFGCHNGGGSSKI, encoded by the exons atggttcctctatggtttcctgggtcactggggaagctctCCGGTTGTATGCTGCCAACcgatgtgactctagcagccatcttgg AAAACCCtattagggaccccatcacccctggggacagagacccctTCTTCCATGGGGACAGGGAagccatcacccctggggacagggaccccatcaccccaggggacagggaccccttctcacctgggaaaagggaccccatcacccctggggacagggaccccataacCCCTAGGGACAAGAACCCCATCTctagaccatgctggctggcagggctggcgtcAGGCACCTTTGGGTGCCATAATGGGGGAGGGagca AAAACCCTATTAGGAactccatcacccctggggacagagaccccttcttccatggggacagggaccccatcacccctggggacagggaccccttctcacctggggacaaggatcccatcacccctggggacagggaccccatcacccctggggacagggaccccttctcacctggggacaggaacaCCATcacccccgaggacagggacccattctcacctggggacagggaccccatcacccctggggacagggaccccttctcacctggggacaggaaccccatcaccCCCGGGGACAGGGACCcattctcacctggggacagggaccccatcacccctggggatagggaccccttctcacctggggacagggaccccataacctctggggacaggaaccccatcacccctggggacagggaccccttctcacctggggaaagggaccccatcatCCCTGGGGACAGGGAACCCATCACCCCTAGGGACAAGAACCCCATCTctagaccatgctggctggcagggctggcgtcAGGCACCTTTGGGTGCCATAATGGGGGAGGGagcagtaaaatctga
- the LOC141126416 gene encoding olfactory receptor 1E16-like: protein MSNQTAVSEIILDGFPGLPDTFHGLVSTIMFFAYMISLTANSTVIGLVSFNEHLHKPMYLIIANLAASDLLFDTVTLPKSIARYWFGASTIPLKMCIFQIFLVHYFGSLDSYLLMLMAADRYVAICYPLRYTSIITNKVDAISCGIGWMIFATSTNVAAAVLASQIPLCGANKLNSLFCGYTAYSLLACADISSSKRAVFICALVVLLLPLGLILLSYIKIVVTILMTRSESLHKAFYTCVTHLLVIALYYTPRLFVYIVNNIPSVMIKADMRTLLLFLYSFVPHMANPIIYFLRNEEIKQTLRRILNRSKFRVKRPLL, encoded by the coding sequence ATGTCCAATCAAACTGCAGTGTCTGAAATCATATTAGATGGATTTCCCGGTCTACCTGATACGTTTCATGGCTTGGTATCTACCATAATGTTTTTTGCCTATATGATTTCCCTGACTGCCAACAGCACTGTCATAGGTTTGGTCAGCTTTAATGAACACCTGCACAAGCCTATGTATCTGATCATAGCCAACCTTGCCGCCTCCGACCTACTATTTGACACAGTGACTTTACCAAAATCTATTGCCAGATATTGGTTTGGAGCCTCCACCATTCCATTGAAAATGTGCATATTCCAAATATTCTTGGTTCATTATTTTGGAAGCCTGGATTCCTACCTCTTGATGCTGATGGCTGCAGATCGCTACGTGGCCATCTGCTACCCTCTGCGATACACCTCCATTATCACCAATAAAGTGGACGCCATTTCCTGTGGCATCGGTTGGATGATTTTTGCCACCTCTACAAATGTTGCTGCTGCCGTTTTAGCATCTCAGATCCCTCTGTGTGGTGCCAACAAGTTGAACAGTTTGTTCTGTGGCTATACAGCGTACTCACTTCTAGCGTGTGCCGACATATCAAGCTCAAAGAGGGCGGTCTTTATATGTGCCTTGGTTGTCCTCCTATTGCCCCTGGGGCTGATATTACTTTCATACATCAAAATAGTAGTGACCATCTTGATGACCCGCTCGGAGAGCCTACATAAAGCGTTTTACACCTGTGTGACCCATTTGCTGGTCATCGCTTTGTATTACACCCCCCGACTTTTTGTCTACATTGTAAATAATATTCCCTCAGTCATGATAAAGGCTGATATGAGAACCCTCCTTCTTTTCCTTTACTCATTTGTGCCTCATATGGCCAATCCAATCATATATTTCCTCCGCAACGAGGAAATCAAACAGACTTTAAGGAGAATTCTGAACAGAAGCAAATTTAGAGTGAAACGCCCATTGCTTTAA
- the LOC141126418 gene encoding olfactory receptor 1M1-like codes for MMSNHTAVSEIILVGFPGLADAFHGLVSTIMFFAYMISLTTNGTVVFLVTFNENLHQPMYLFIANLATSDLLFDTVTLPKLIARYWFGASTIPLRMCFFQIFLVHYFGSMDSFLLMLMAADRYVAICHPLRYTSIITNNVVTISCGVCWTILSPSINTAVTVLASQIPLCGPNKVNSLFCGYTAYAALACTDISGPRKVVLVLAMVVLLVPLGLILVSYIKIIVTISMTRSESLRRAFSTCMTHLLVIAFYFAPRIFMYIVSNIPFFAIKPDVGALLLYLYSFVPHMANPIIYFLRTKEIKQTLRWALQGSKFREKD; via the coding sequence ATGATGTCTAATCACACGGCAGTGTCAGAAATTATATTAGTTGGATTCCCTGGGCTTGCTGATGCCTTCCATGGCTTGGTATCTACCATTATGTTCTTTGCCTACATGATATCGCTGACTACCAACGGCACTGTCGTATTTTTGGTCACCTTTAATGAAAATCTACATCAGCCCATGTACCTGTTCATAGCCAACCTTGCCACCTCCGATCTTCTATTTGACACCGTGACTTTGCCAAAACTCATTGCCAGATATTGGTTTGGAGCTTCCACCATTCCTTTGAGGATGTGCTTCTTCCAGATCTTCTTGGTTCATTATTTTGGAAGTATGGACTCATTCCTGTTGATGCTGATGGCTGCAGATCGGTATGTGGCCATCTGCCATCCACTGCGATACACCTCCATTATCACCAATAATGTGGTCACCATTTCCTGTGGCGTCTGCTGGACGATTTTGTCTCCttctataaatacagctgttaccGTTCTAGCGTCACAGATCCCCCTGTGTGGCCCCAACAAGGTAAACAGTTTGTTCTGTGGCTATACAGCGTACGCGGCATTAGCATGTACCGATATTTCCGGCCCAAGAAAGGTGGTCTTGGTCCTTGCTATGGTTGTTCTTTTAGTGCCACTGGGGCTGATATTAGTGTCATACATCAAAATAATAGTGACAATCTCAATGACTCGCTCTGAGAGCCTCCGGAGAGCGTTTTCCACCTGTATGACCCATTTGCTGGTCATCGCTTTTTACTTCGCTCCTCGAATCTTTATGTACATTGTAAGTAATATTCCATTTTTCGCGATAAAACCTGATGTTGGTGCTCTCCTACTTTATCTTTATTCATTTGTACCTCACATGGCCAATCCAATCATCTATTTCCTTCGAACCAAAGAGATCAAACAAACTTTGAGATGGGCCCTTCAGGGAAGCAAATTTAGAGAGAAAGACTGA